The Heliorestis convoluta genome includes the window ATGCTACTTTTTAAGAGTATCATTGTTGTAGAAAAGAATCAATCTTGTTACTATAGTTACATATACGATATTGATATCGTAGAATTCGAAGAGCAGAAATCGAATAGAAATCTGATCAATTGTTAAGATTCTATACTAATGCCCAAAGTACTGTTCAATCACACTATGCATGCTGGTTTTGACATCTCTACGCGGAGCCAAGATTCAGTATAGAAAAACATCTACGACTTTTCGATTCTAGTATATGATGTGGTGTAGGATGGTTCTATTGCGATTGATTCTGCCTAAGAAAGGGTGGTGTAATTGTCCTCGCTTCTTCAACCGACCAGCAAAAAAGAGCGAATTGTGGAGTTAGATATTCTACGAGGTTTTGCTCTATTGGGAATTCTGCTCGTCAATATGGCTTACTTTAATTCTCCTGTTGTCTATTCCCATTTAATAGGTCTTGAACTTTGGGCTGGATGGGCTGATTCTATTGTGGAGCGTTTGGTCTTTTTCCTCGCGGAAGGTAAGTTCTATACCATGTTCTCTTTTCTCTTTGGTCTAGGATTTATTATCTTTATGGAACGGGCCAAAGAAAAAGTGAAAAGACCACGGCTTTTGTTTCTTCGTCGCCTTTCTGCTTTGTTGATCTTTGGCTTGATCCATGCATTTTTCTTTTGGTTTGGCGATATTCTGACGATTTATGCCCTTTTTGGTCTTTTGCTTTTGTTTTTTGTCTATCGAAAGCCTAGGACTTTGTTGGTCTGGACTGGTATCATGGTTTTTCTCTATTTTATTTTGATTTTTTTTCAACTTTTGGGTGCTTGGGTTACGACGCAGGAACTGAATCCTGTTGTGGTTGAGCAGGAAGCTCTTTTTAATGCAGAGATGATGGCCCTGGTAGAGCAATCCTATCTTTTCTATGGTCAAGGCACCTGGAGTGAGGTCATGGCCCAAAGAGTCCATGATACACTGTTTGTCTTTTCCTATATGATTTTTGCTTTACCGATTATTCTTCCCATGTTCTTGCTCGGCGCTTATGTTGGCAAGAAAGGTTGGCATCGCGACCTCTCTTCTGCCCTTCCCATTCTACGCAAGATCTGGCTTTTTTCTCTTCTTGTCGGTCTACCCTTGACTGTTCTGAAGACGTACGCTTTTTTCCAACCGGAAATGTCGACCTACTCTTTTTACTATGGCCTGTATATGGTTGGTATGATCTTGGGCGATCCTCTGATGAGCTTTTTCTATATGATATCGGTGGTACTACTACTGCAAAAGTCTTTCTGGCGCGAGCGGTTGGAATTTTTACGGCCTGTTGGCCAGATGGCATTGAGCAATTATTTGCTACAGACGCTAATTGCGACGACGTTGTTTTATAGTTATGGCTTGGGCCTCTATGGCCAGGTCGGCCCAGTGTGGAATCTGGTACTGACATTTGTAATTTTCTCTGTACAGGTCTATGTAAGTCGCTACTGGTTGAGCCGCTATTCATTTGGCCCTATGGAGCGGCTGTGGCGGATGATGACCTATGGTCGAATCGCAGGGAAAGAACGGTTGACGAAAAGCGGAAGCGTCTGATAACACCAATCAGTAAGCCACCCTCGCGATTTGCTATCGTGAGGGTGGCTTTGTTTTGTTCTGCTTCAATTTTGTTCTGCTCCAAGCGATTCTATTTGTATCTCTCTGCCTACTTTTTCAATGCTGTTAGACCATAGAATACATCGGCAAAAGATTCCTCTATGACGATGTCAAAGCCGGCTTTTTGCAGTAACTCTAGGATCTCTGCTTTGCTAATTCTGTGATCAAGGGGCGGTCCTACTTCCATTTCTTTTGCTTCGAAT containing:
- a CDS encoding DUF418 domain-containing protein, producing MSSLLQPTSKKERIVELDILRGFALLGILLVNMAYFNSPVVYSHLIGLELWAGWADSIVERLVFFLAEGKFYTMFSFLFGLGFIIFMERAKEKVKRPRLLFLRRLSALLIFGLIHAFFFWFGDILTIYALFGLLLLFFVYRKPRTLLVWTGIMVFLYFILIFFQLLGAWVTTQELNPVVVEQEALFNAEMMALVEQSYLFYGQGTWSEVMAQRVHDTLFVFSYMIFALPIILPMFLLGAYVGKKGWHRDLSSALPILRKIWLFSLLVGLPLTVLKTYAFFQPEMSTYSFYYGLYMVGMILGDPLMSFFYMISVVLLLQKSFWRERLEFLRPVGQMALSNYLLQTLIATTLFYSYGLGLYGQVGPVWNLVLTFVIFSVQVYVSRYWLSRYSFGPMERLWRMMTYGRIAGKERLTKSGSV